Proteins from one Equus quagga isolate Etosha38 unplaced genomic scaffold, UCLA_HA_Equagga_1.0 151222_RagTag, whole genome shotgun sequence genomic window:
- the LOC124233025 gene encoding FLYWCH family member 2-like — translation MPLPEPSEQEAESVKASQEPSPGTDVVPAAPKKPRKFSKLVLLTASKDSAKVAGAKRKGVHCIMSLGVPGPATLAKALLKIHPEAQRAIEAAPQEPEQKRSKLDTDGKEAGRLAGRPARSPSPGAKEPTVCPSMPSKSL, via the exons ATGCCCCTGCCTGAGCCCAGCGAGCAGGAGGCTGAGAGCGTGAAGGCCAGCCAGGAGCCATCCCCAGGCACCGATGTCGTCCCTGCAGCTCCCAAGAAGCCCAGGAAGTTCTCCAAACTGGTCCTGCTGACAGCCTCCAAAGACAGTGCCAAGGTGGCCGGTGCCAAGCGTAAAGGGGTGCACTGTATCATGTCCCTGGGGGTGCCCGGCCCCGCCACCCTTGCCAAGGCCCTCCTCAAGATCCACCCCGAGGCTCAGCGAGCCATTGAGGCAGCTCCCCAGGAGCCGGAGCAGAAACGCAGCAAACTGGACACAG ATGGAAAAGAAGCCGGAAGATTGGCAGGGCGGCCTGCCCGCAGTCCCTCACCAGGTGCCAAGGAGCCCACCGTGTGCCCCAGCATGCCCAGCAAGTCCCTGTAA